The nucleotide window TTACACAATGATACTCTTCAAATCAATGTAGTTGGGGATAAAAGTTCTGATGTTCTGGCTACCCATCGGAGCAAGCAGATTGCGAAATTGTCTGAAAGCCAAAAATCTGTCGACAAGTTTGTAGATCAAGAGAAGTCACAGTGCGAAGCACCTGATTCTAAGGATGCTGCTATTGCTACTTCTCAGCAAGAACATCCTGATTCAGATGCTAAAGCATTAAAGGCGATTAATTTGGAAGAATCTGAAAGAACACAATTTGGAAAGACACCTGAGGTATTTTTCTGGACATGGTTAGATGTTCACTAATAAGAGATACTTAAGTCCCAGTATCGGTTTTATTATCGATACTTTCCCTCTTATTCTTGGTAAGCTTGCGATTTTTCTTAGTCCAGTATCTGTCTTCTAAGTAGTGTCTGGGATTTTCCCCTAGATTTAAGAGCTTATTCGTCAATGCAATTATCCGATTCCATAGTTTCCTTTGACATTTAGATGACACTTCGGTCAAGTCAAACAAGGAAAGGGTAGGAAGGTcgaaaaaataaatgaaatgaGGCTGAACTGGATTACATATTTATTCAGTCAGATAATTACCCATGACTGCAATGATAGTGGTGCAGTTTTGTCCTTTTTATCTTCTTTGCAGAAGGAAGCGTCACTGCCACATGCTGACTTTCCTGGCATTGCAACAAAATGTTTGAGGAGGCCATGTACTGCCAGAAGGGAGAATGGTATTCGTACAGTCAACATCTTAGCAGAGGGAAGCCATGAAAATCTTAAACTGAATCTGGAGTCCAAGGATGATTTTGAAACTGAAATCAGTAATGAGTTGCTTTCAGATGAAACATTCTTTCCTTCTCAGGAAAATTCGTACGAGAGGAATTTGAAAACCAACCAATTAGAGCCCTATGAATTCTTCTTAGCACCAGTTCTCCGCAATTGTGGAGCTTTTGGGACAGATTGTGAAGGGATTAGGGATTCTATCTTTGATTGTGAGCTTGAGTTGGATGAGATTGAGGAAAGCACATCTCtttttgatgatttttggactgagatACTAGCAGTTATTCATTTGGAGCAGGAATCTAAGGTTAGTTACTCGGCTGATACAGATAACATAACAGAATCTGAAGTTCCACTTCGTTTACCGGACGAAGATGAATTGATTTTCCTGAATTATGAGGAAGGGCCAAAAGAGCCCAAGATCCCTCCTGTGGACACTTCTACTGATTTGGATTTTGTGGAAGATGAAATCATTTTGCCTGACGAGGACAGTCTGATTTCTGCTGACAATCTAACAAAGCACATGGTTGCAAAGAGTTGGTGGAAAACTGATACTGCTGATTCTGCTGACAATTCTGAAGATGCTAATTGCTCAGAGGTAACATTTGCCGGTAGAGCTGATAAAGTGATGGCTAACTTCATTGCTGACAACACTGAACACCAAGAAGTTGCTCATTGTCGTGAGAAATCGTCTCCACCTGGTGTGAAAGTTCCATCATCTCCTGAATTTTCGAGCTCTGTAACTCACTGGAAACCATGTCCCAACCAGATCGTTTCTCAGACCCCGTGTTTCCATGTAAATCCAGAAATTCCAACTCTCCATCCATTGGATCTTTATTTTACTTGCAGTAGTTTCCAGAACATAAGAGAACCAAAACACGTTCATTATTACCCAGCAGTATATTGGTACCCTTGTTCTGACATTCATCATGAGTCTTCCATGAAAACCACACCCGCCAATGGAAAGAAATATGAGTATCTTAAACAGTATCCAATGTTGCACCAGCCAGATAATGAGCAAGTCATTTATGATGTTGTACAACAATGGGATACTGTGCAACTATTGCCTGAGACTTATCAACAATCACACTACCCAGGATTTGGATTTCCAATATGAGGTGAGGTACGCTTTCCAGCCCTGTTCTTTGACCTCTAAATTCGACTTAAAGGCCCTGTTGTTGGAGAAAGGAAGGAACTTGTTTTCATTTGGTCGCTCTGTTTCGTCATTTGGTACTAAACGCAAAATCTTTTGTCGTCCATTTGGATTATTTATAACTTGTCATTTTCCAGCAAATGAGAGTTGATACACCCatggggtgcggcccttccttGGATCCTACGTGAATGCGGAATGCCTTTtgcaccgggctgccttttttTTTAACCTCACTTTCTCTTCATCATTGCAATGTTTCCATCAATTTTAGGTTAGAAGATAGCTCAAACGTGTGTTCCAACAATTTCTTTACTTTCACTTGCTTGGGAGttcaattttttgaaaatttaaaggcTATCGAAACTTAATTATCTTTGCAGTAACTTCAGCTTTCCGGTTTTTCCTTCTATATGTATTCAACTAATATAACTCTTCTGTACAAGCGGTTAATATGTATCTTTCATATGTTATACAAATATAGCAGCATATCTAGAGTCTAATGCTATACGATTAGAGTATTGCTTTTAATCCATGGCAAATTTAGCAGTCGCTGATTTCTTCTCAAAATTGGTCATTGCTTAGCACATGTTATGGGGAAGATGAAACATTATCTTTAGCACCCTGTAAACCATAAGACCATCTTCTCAATAGTTTTCAACTTTGATGCCTTTATTATAGTTAAATGCTGGACAAAAATGTTTAAAACTGCTTCAGCTTCAAGTCAGAATGCTATAAGTGATTCATCTGGAGACAAAGATTTCAAggtccttttttcatttttcagataACTAGAAGCTGCTGATATGCAACTGGCTCGTTGACATGAAAGAAGAAGCAAAAAGGAGACTCTATTGCAGCTAGCTAACTTCCACTGTCTACAGCAAAGAATATGCCTTAGGATTTTAGTATGTAGTAGATGATCATGACCGTAGGATTTTAATTTGTAGTAGATGATAATTTTGATGGAATGGGCAACTGCTGGTTGACACACAATTGCACAGAACTCATCCATTGCTGAAGTTTGTATATACACACACAATAGCTTCAGACGGGAAGGCAGCTTGTCGGCACTTGTTTTAGTTGGAAAAGGAACTGACTTAGGAGAACACAACATTCATCAAGGTATTAAATAAATCAAACTTCACATTTAATGCCTGGATGTCGTATTTTTATTGATCATGCACGTATAAATACTATCTGTAAGTATCATGTTCTTTGACTTCCTAGCTTATTTATGGTTAGATACTCCGATGTTATTTAGATTGTAATCCAGGGAGTAATAAAATAACTTGAAGGAGgaaaaataacatcaattatttCTTTCTTCTATAAGGCATACTTGATTAGGGCAAATTAAGATATGTCAAATTGTGAGGATTGCTTGAGGTCGTTACGGAGGAAGGTTCTAGAATAGAGTTCTGTTATTTAGAGAATGAGCAATCTTGATCTCCACTGCTATGTACAGTCGATATATACtagaagaaagaagaaggaaaactAAAAAAAGGCTAAAACACCTTTAACTTACTTATAACAAACTACCTACCTTCCTAATTAACTAACTACCCATGTGATTTTCACATGTTTATTTATATCATAATATGCCCCTTCAAGCTGGAGGGTGCAGAACATTGAACACTCCAAGCTTGCCAAGTAGATAATCGTGTTGAGCTGCCCCTAATGCTTTCGTCAACAAATCTGCTTGGTGCTCCTTAGTGATGACATGTATTGTCTTAACCATCTCTTCCTTGATTTTGTCTCTAATGAAATGATAATCGATCTCAATGTGCTTTGTTCTTTCGTGAAGTACATGATTAGCTGCTAGTTGAATGGGTGACTTACTATCACTGAACACTGTGACTGGTCGTACAATTTCCACACCCAATTCCTTGAACAAACCAAGTAGCCATGTCAATTCTGCAATGCTTGCAACCATGCTTCTGTATTCTGCTTCAGCTGAACTCATTGAAACCTTCTGTTGCTTCTTCAATTTCCAAGATATCAATGAGTTTCCAAACTTGATAGCATAACCAGTGATAAACCTTCTAGTATTA belongs to Nicotiana tabacum cultivar K326 chromosome 6, ASM71507v2, whole genome shotgun sequence and includes:
- the LOC107807847 gene encoding uncharacterized protein LOC107807847 isoform X2 translates to MGVEIEEHSSGERLESERTITEILKDSRITYTKAFMLSLINLQICKELPKDFDSSVLRCDLVAASRGSCGRWEKQCSRLNTQNSPQGSCDSDSRVQNDRSGILGSILSKSKNPYRPPQSYKVGNSNSYASHSSKETKSLANKACTAQEDVQLHNDTLQINVVGDKSSDVLATHRSKQIAKLSESQKSVDKFVDQEKSQCEAPDSKDAAIATSQQEHPDSDAKALKAINLEESERTQFGKTPEKEASLPHADFPGIATKCLRRPCTARRENGIRTVNILAEGSHENLKLNLESKDDFETEISNELLSDETFFPSQENSYERNLKTNQLEPYEFFLAPVLRNCGAFGTDCEGIRDSIFDCELELDEIEESTSLFDDFWTEILAVIHLEQESKVSYSADTDNITESEVPLRLPDEDELIFLNYEEGPKEPKIPPVDTSTDLDFVEDEIILPDEDSLISADNLTKHMVAKSWWKTDTADSADNSEDANCSEVTFAGRADKVMANFIADNTEHQEVAHCREKSSPPGVKVPSSPEFSSSVTHWKPCPNQIVSQTPCFHVNPEIPTLHPLDLYFTCSSFQNIREPKHVHYYPAVYWYPCSDIHHESSMKTTPANGKKYEYLKQYPMLHQPDNEQVIYDVVQQWDTVQLLPETYQQSHYPGFGFPI
- the LOC107807847 gene encoding uncharacterized protein LOC107807847 isoform X1 — translated: MGVEIEEHSSGERLESERTITEILKDSRITYTKAFMLSLINLQICKELPKDFDSSVLRELDGASEYKLEMQQTSAVLPPYASNNSYIDPSTVIRCDLVAASRGSCGRWEKQCSRLNTQNSPQGSCDSDSRVQNDRSGILGSILSKSKNPYRPPQSYKVGNSNSYASHSSKETKSLANKACTAQEDVQLHNDTLQINVVGDKSSDVLATHRSKQIAKLSESQKSVDKFVDQEKSQCEAPDSKDAAIATSQQEHPDSDAKALKAINLEESERTQFGKTPEKEASLPHADFPGIATKCLRRPCTARRENGIRTVNILAEGSHENLKLNLESKDDFETEISNELLSDETFFPSQENSYERNLKTNQLEPYEFFLAPVLRNCGAFGTDCEGIRDSIFDCELELDEIEESTSLFDDFWTEILAVIHLEQESKVSYSADTDNITESEVPLRLPDEDELIFLNYEEGPKEPKIPPVDTSTDLDFVEDEIILPDEDSLISADNLTKHMVAKSWWKTDTADSADNSEDANCSEVTFAGRADKVMANFIADNTEHQEVAHCREKSSPPGVKVPSSPEFSSSVTHWKPCPNQIVSQTPCFHVNPEIPTLHPLDLYFTCSSFQNIREPKHVHYYPAVYWYPCSDIHHESSMKTTPANGKKYEYLKQYPMLHQPDNEQVIYDVVQQWDTVQLLPETYQQSHYPGFGFPI